A stretch of Physeter macrocephalus isolate SW-GA chromosome 8, ASM283717v5, whole genome shotgun sequence DNA encodes these proteins:
- the LOC102979442 gene encoding ferritin light chain-like — protein sequence MHLRASYTSLSLGFDFDHNDVALKGVGHIFLEMAEEKHGATQRLLKMQTQRHGSALFQDVQKPSQDEWGKTQDAREATILMEKSLNQVLLDLHALHSACAHPQLCDFLESGFLEEQVKLIKKMATT from the coding sequence ATGCATCTGCGGGCCTCCTATACCTCCCTCTCTCTGGGCTTTGATTTTGACCACAACGATGTGGCTTTGAAGGGCGTGGGCCACATTTTCCTTGAAATGGCTGAGGAGAAGCACGGGGCCACCCAGCGTCTTTTGAAAATGCAAACCCAGCGCCACGGCAGTGCCCTCTTCCAGGACGTGCAGAAACCATCTCAAGATGAGTGGGGCAAAACTCAGGATGCTAGGGAAGCCACCATTCTCATGGAGAAGAGCCTGAACCAGGTCCTTTTGGATCTACATGCCCTGCACTCTGCCTGCGCACAcccccagctctgtgacttcctggagagcggcttcctggaggagcaggTGAAACTCATCAAGAAGATGGCGACCACCTGA